actaaacgcttatgcgattttaaaaagtagcgattttaaaaacgtaatttttaaaaacgcaatttttaaaatcgcacttattgaaatcgcactcccaaacgagCCCTAAGAGTGGGAGACACCGGCCTTTTAGTACTCCTTTCCcctcttagaaaataataataataatagccaattgaactaccgaGTCAACTTTGTTCTTCCCCGAGTGCAGCTTCCAGGAGAGGAGACATGGCAAAGAATTAGACCTCGTTGCTGAAGGCTGAATGCTGACAAGACAGTCATGTTTCTTAATTTCTTCTAGAACCCAGTCAAAAGTCTCTAGTCTATGTATCCGCGTAACCTAATTACAACACTTTATTATCTCTAAATGTTTAACGTTTTGTTTGAACTACgtacttttttgataagtcaacTGCAAAAAGTCACTGCATGtacttaatatatatgtacctttTTTCTTCACAGTTGTTTGTTGgaatatttattattctttttattattaattactaTATGAAAAGCTTTCTATTCGACTTGCTTTCCAatttttgtgataaaaatattgttgaatatattttgcttgatatttcaaatattttaatttagtttagaTTCTTTAGAACAACAACCATTTGTTGAATACTATTCTTAGGTTGACAACGAACTCTTAGGCCAGTTTGGCACTATGCCGGATATatgatttttggtttgaaagtgattaatgtaatataaaataaataaaagtttagaattttttttttattaaattttttatttgagtagtaataaaaagtgactgatgtaatataaaaaaataaaaatgttaggaagttagaaaaaaaatttgagcttTAGCCGGTCCATTGCCAAAGCTAGAGGGCTTATAATATCTTTGGTGGCCTTTTATGATTTTATCtagttatttttcttgattacGAATTACcataaacaataataacaatatcaaataaagcATACGATATATGTGACTTAAATTTATTTAGAAATGCTCAAATATATAATAGGTCAAAAACTAGAACAAAGATTCTCTAAAGCTACGTGAGGTGCTTAATTTcagaattttattaaaattcagATTCCCCACATAAAAAGAGTTGTGAGACCTACTTGTTCTAAACGGTCTAAAATATGATACATACAAGTGAAGTACTGTCACAATCACATCTCTTATTAAGCACTACCCAAACTATAAAACATTCCGATCCAATAATTATCATAGAAAATATACGCTCTGAGCGCAAGAGCTAAATTCAATAATGGATACTaaatatatattgagaatgaCTCTGATATTGAACTTCAATTCGAAATTAATTTACATGCAGCAAAGGTaaattcaaatacaaattaaCTGTTAACTCCATCCTTAATTAATTGGATCATCCCTCGTTATCTAATGATCCAAATATCCGGATCCCCAGACAAGAAAATCTTGATCTTCAGGttttggagaaaagaaaaatgcatgaGAACTGAGTTACTCCCATCCTCCAATCTAATTAAATGATTTGCAGCAACAGATGGATTCAGTATACCAACTCCTGCAATCTTTGCAATACCCTTGAAGTATCAACTCCAACTCTAGAAATTTTTACCTACATAATTCATCAAATAAAAGTGAATTGTattagcaaatatatatatagaacagtAAAATGACGTATTTTAGGAAAACGTCATTAAACTAAACGCTTCTTTTTTGCCAAAGACTTTGGGATGAAAATAAGAATTATAGACGGTACGTGTACCTGAGCATGAATTGAATGGAAAACTTTATCACCCACAGTAGAAAAGCTAGAACTAACAACTTCAGCTCCTTCTTCGTGAAGAATACTTATAACTTCAGAAAACATGAAGTTCTTGTGCAACCCAGATATCAAACTCACTTCTATACTGGATCCCATGTCTCTTAAATCAATTACAGGCCACTTTGTGCCAATCTTCATCGTGTCAATCATCTTATTGCTATTACCTAAACTCGTTGCTTCTTCCTTCTCACCCTctaatttttctattctttccCTCAGCTGTTTTATGTAGGAGGCTGCGTAATCAAGCTGATCTAGCTGTGAAAGCATTTCCTGAAAAACAGgaagaacaaaacaaattaaagaaatgataataataattatgtgATTTATTGTGAAGGggtaaattaattaatagagaCAAGTAATAGAGACAAAAGAAGATTTAACTTGTTAAACTTAAAAAGGAAAGGAATATTGTACACAAGGGTTTCCTTTTTTGTAAGAAAGTACATAGAATAGATAGGGCGAAAACACACTGAAAACTCATTTAGGCgtgtttaaatatttttttttttacttaaaacgGGCAGTAAAGAACACATCGGTTTCCTTTTTTGTAAGAAAGTAAATATATACACGGAATATCGAGAAAACACACACTGGAAACTCATTTTAGGTGtgattattatcatttttttttgggggggggggataATTAATAtcgagaaaaaagaagaagagaggaataaaaagagttttaactttctttctttttttttagagaaataaaaaaagaaaggatttttCCAAACACAgctattattttgaaaaaaaaaaaacacttttttagggaataaaaagataattttgaaagaatttgtATCAAGATTTTCATGGGACCAGCCCTGAAGCTCCAACGTGGTTCTGCTCCCAGATATGAATCTGTCGCTAATAATTCGAAAGAAACTCAAGGAAAATGGCCTGATATTTTTTGTCTCGCGCGTGGGAAAGTACTAGCTAAGAAGGCCTTTGGATCTGTGGCCACGAAAGACTGcaacaaattaataaatactGAACCAAAAATATCAGTAAATGTTGAATTAGAGACATATATATGCAGGTTTGGCTTTggcatctctctccctctaatTATCCTAATTAACTCTCTCAACATTTTGATTAATCCATATATATGGACTTGTACAAATTAATTCATACTTACCATAActagaaaacccaaaaaaaaaaaaaaaaattggctaacTCCTTGACGCTCGCTGGAACTTTACCTAAACCGTGTGGAGGGGGCGCTATTCAGACGGGTgaagctaaaaagaaaaaaatcagattgcAAGATCAACCATGGTGGAGTGAGTTATAATACCTTGGAGGGTTTGATGTAGTGGGGGGGAATAAGAGAAGCAAGCTTGAAGCAAAGGCCTTTCATTTGGATTCTTCTGTTTCTTTCCACCATCTTTCTGTCAACCTTGGATGCCTCACTGTTGCtgctcttcttcatcttcactCAGAGAGGAGACACAGAGAATTAAGAGGTTGCTGGAGGGATCTGAATTTGCAGTTCATTGTGAACGTGTACgttgtatgtatatatagagagaCAATAGAGTCTATGGAGATGGAGAAAATatgacaataataataattgaatttgaatttcggaaattgaaaaacaaaaagggagtTTTGGAACCGCAGCGGAAGTATCCGTTGTCAAATGCCCGCCAGAGAAGGTAGAAAGGTGGGGCCCAAAAGGCTGGCTGATTGGATAAGAATTGCGTATGACCCATTCTACATACTACGTGGTACTACTGACGTTCGTGTGAAAAGGGGGGCTTCGGCTGCTGCTACTGGCTCACTCACTGTTGACCTTTTCACATGATCCCATCCTAGTCTTTCCTTGACCGCGCATCCACGCTTCCACCGCCCATTGCGGAGATTATACAATCTGGTGGCTATATATGTATAGTAGAGCTAGGATGCATGTCACCTTCCAAGTAGGGATAGAGCCAGCTTTTACTTTGGAGACGGACCAAGAGCCAGATATTTTTTGAGAGGAatcaattgacaattttttattttttttgccacTCCTAgcccccctccccctcctccccccaAAATCGGTCCCTACCTCCAAGACTTTTTGCACGTCGCTCCATATCTAACAATATTTAGGGTCGGGTATTCTCcagcaattttaaaagtttatcttgtgttactctaaaaaaaaaattaacttttaaagttattattcaattaaaatttaataattatcaatCACAAAgctaaagaaaattttaaaaaacacatcaaTCTTGAAGAAATACATGCAAgaaggacttgtagcattactagCATCTCCCCCTTCAATACTTCATTTAATATTGTAATTCGAAACAAACAATACTAtgtaatatattataattaaaatggtaatttatggttagaattttgttttactgcattttttttaatttttttttttgacaccaccctttttcactatttttttctttgttattgtaGCTGACGtggattgatgtgaaaaaaatgtaagaacatttgatatgaaaaagtaatattttgtAAGTATCAttatatctataaaatttaacCTTAACTATAAAATGAGTCTTTTTCGACTATGTTGATTCTTGGTTTGGTGGATCTGGTTGAAGGCAATTATTAGAGGTCATTTCTTTGGTTTTCCTGAGAATTATTAGAGGTTGATAGCTAGTGTTGATGGACATCCTCGAAATGGTTGGGACCAATTATTAATTACATGTACCTTTTTTCTATTGGCTTCTTGCGATTCATTGCAATTTGTTTTGGCCACTCATGGTCCAAGAGCcagttcacacacacacacatgcacggGGATCGATTGGGATCTCAATTCTTTCTCCATCTGTCCAACGAAGAATTGGTCATGGAGACTGGAGTAATAGCatcctctctttctcttatgTAAATGCCTTGTTCTTTCGGCACTTTCGGCTCAAATTTCTTGCTCAAATGGGGGCAGCTTCCTTTCACACTGtctaacaacaacaaaaaaaatttgaaaaatgtggcccgaaaaaggaaaatataaaggCAAAAATTAGGACTTCAAGGCTTGCTCACAATAATGACGTATTTTGTTTTGGATTGGACAAAATCATTTTCATGATAGAAGGAAGCTCTTTAATTTTCAAAGACGTGAGAAAGTGGAAAAGATGGTAATTAATTACGACTAAGAGAATTAATTGTGTAATGAAACTATatatacttcttcttttttttttttttttttttttaaggaaaacataacatttcattcaataatatcaCGAACATAAAGTTCTTACATCACAGAACAAAGGTCTGAAGCAACCATAACATAAAGTTACAAGATTATCGGGTTTAATATaagattcgagaccaatccgctaacccatgactaaaatcagatttaatactagatctgtgacagacatactcaaccaaatgcatagatagcaattattcctcgacTCTGAGAACGGAAAAACTCTCAcgccgaaactcttcctcctcgacccgaaggccagtataatgatcacatccacaacccaaaggtctggatcaaaactaattaacccgaaggcgacatagattgagtgagagaggaagaagccttattacaaaccgAACAACATaggaaaattaaacaatacaggaaaaaaacacacgccaaaacacaaatacatgttaaagaagcaacaaaacagggaaataaaacaagaaaagaaacagcacACTCCAATCACGCATACGTCGAGAACCGAAAACCGAAGGGGCTTTGGAAGCTCATCCCGGCGGGGACGCGTCGAAAGACACAACAGTGGACGGTGGGCGACGAACAGGCGTGGAGAAGACCGGCAAAGCAGGACatgaaaacaaccacaaattaaaaaaaaaaaaaaaaaaacaaaaaaaaaacaaaaaaaaaaaaacaacaacaaggAACCACaaaaacagggaaaaaacaagaaaaatgagcacaaagtggGAAGACGGTAGCCAGAAGGGGGTTAAGGGAGTTGGACCCGTGTAGGCCGGAAACCACCGCGTAAGGGGCGTGGGAGCTCGACGCGgtggggacgcatgaaagaaaaccctaatagcgggcACTGAAGCGGCGACACAGGTCGGCGGAGACCACAGACAAAATCCGAAtccacaaagagccaaaacaaggccaaggagcTCACTATAGAAAATGAAGGCGGGGGAAGAAAAACGGCAGGAAATGGGCAAAAACTGAGAAAACAGAGGGGGAAAGGAGAGGCAAgaaaggggaagagaggaggcaccgaggctagggcatcaggtaaataactagcaCCGGAACGAGGAggacgaggggaggagggaggcagccaaaCGGCCAACCTTCCTACCCTGTGTGGTTGAAGGGTTTCACTCTatatataagagcattcacattgagctctttaaatttggtttttctttaaaattttgaaaaaaaaaagtcatttaatAAACTCTCTactctatttcaattttaactttGATCAACAAGGCTCTCCAAATACCAAGTaccaaaaagtgaaagttatttagttttttaatcttatatattaattttccttctctctctcatctcccaagaacaaaaaaataattaaaaaataagaaaattgttGTGCACAAAATTAAACTACAGGatcccaaagaagcagaaaataGCAGAATAGAAGATAGATCAATCACACATGACACGAAGATTTAAGTAGTTCGACTTAACAAGCccacatccactggcggagacaaCCTGAaggaaattcactaacaaaagatgaAGTACAAAGATAACGGGgaaaaaatcactcaaaacccaaagccccaatacaccgaaatctcactctcacacaaaagagaaaaatacaaaagagagaaaaattgacaaagaaaactCTATTCTTCTCTAAGTGCCATAAGGCACAGCAAAGTGATAAAACCCTAATGAGATGCGGCTTCTAAATTTTTCTCCTACATCACTTCACAATCTATAGCCTCTCTTTTATAGTTAGCAAAGTTGGTTTACTTCTCCTAAAAAGAGGAGTATTGCAAAATCAAAACCAactcaaagaaggaaaaagaaaagagtggtTACAAGGACTTGAGATATTCAAGGTACCAAACAATAAACTCTACCTtaacttgaatttcatcaagtcccCAATGCAAATCTCCTCATgacgtctcctccaacacccACACGGGCAATTACAAACTACAAACAACAAGCATGTCCAAGCAAATCTTGAACTTGCGAACCGGAATtggcttagtcaacatatcCACTAGATTTTTCTCAAAGccaattttcttcaatatgaTATATCCTCGTGTCACAATCAGATCACCAACACAATCTGAATCGACATACCCAATGACATTAGAACCGATACCACTGTCTCTGTCAAAGACTAAGCCAACATCTGTAGCACCCCGTAAATAATGGAATATCAAATTCACTGCCGGCCAGTAAACCCTTCTAGGATGAACAACACTGACTGCATGTGAAACATCTGGACGCATGCACTccatagcatacatgatgctCCCAAACACACTAAAATAATATAGATGCAACATGAAACACTCCTCCCTTAATGATGGCACCTTTCCATCCAAAATATTCACCAAACCTTATTGTCGCATTAAATAACGCGTCTTGATACGCCAAATACTGAAATTATTCTGACCATCAAAtttttctacttcaaattttgcaaaAGCCAtcccacaaaaaataaagaatctaggctctgataccacttgttgtgcACATAATTAAACTACAGGATCCCAAAGAAGCATAAAATAGTATAATAGAAGATAGATCAATCACATACGACACtaaaatttaagtggttcggcttaacaagcctacatctacTGGCGGAGATGACTCGAaggaaattcactaacaaaagatggaGTGCAAAGATAACCGGgaaaaaatcactcaaaacccaaagctccaatacacctaaatctcactctaaaaaaaaaaaaaaaaaaaaaggttgaccAAGaaaattctcttcttctttaagtgCCATAAGGCACAACAAAGTGAGAAACCCTAATGAAATGCGGCTTCTAAATTTTTCTCCCACATCACTTCACGATCTATAGCCTCTCCTTTATAGTTAGCAAAATTGGTTTACTTCTCcttattgaaaaatcaaaaccaactcaaagaaggaaaaagaaaagagtggtTACAACTTTGAAAGGCCAAAACAAATAAGACAAAACTTGATGGGCCCCATGTGAAGGACTTGAGATATTCGAGTCGTGATACAGACAACGCCGGCATGCTTAGCACgccatgcaatttttttttaattttttttattaaaaaaaaaaaaaaaaaaatttgtctggCGTGCTACGTTCTGTTTTACTTCACCCGAGATATTCAAGGcactaaataacaaaaataataatatttaattaaagtaaaagaagatatagagagtttgatatttgattcattttaaaaataactttttaaattaaaaaataaataaatttttctcttcaaatttaacttttatttaaaaaactcaATATGAATGCTATAAGCTGTTTGCATCCCATCATATGAGTGAAACATGTCTTGGATCAAAGGAtgtggaaaacaaaaaaagaaaccaagtAATGTGGTATTCATTGCAATCAAAGTAAATGTTCACATGCATTCAATATTTTTCCTTGcacatttttaaaatgttagttttcttttcaaaaaattttattgagataaatgatttttatgaaatatatatatataatatttttgtttttaaaaaaaaaaatctataattatTTGAAGTACCCAAAATATATGGCAGCTTCAAAGCGACATAATCTGACATGATAATCTATGGTAGAAAGACAGAGAGCTGGTTGTCGGAATACCACACGTTTTCACACGACATTACTCCCCCCCGACACAACATTGAAGACACCAATAGTAAATTGCATGCAACGCAGGGACAAGCTATTTAGACATTTATTAGTATAGTGTCTCTATCTTAAATGTTTGTGCATGTTGTGGGGTAATAAAGGGCGGCTGCCCACTGATGAGCCCCCGATTTacaattcacacacacacatatatatatatatatatatatatatatgtcatcatttaatttcaattttaacttctttttttttctcttatttcctTTAATTTCAATCATATAGTTCATAGGGTCCCATCGGCCAAAGATCGActtcccccccaaaaaaaaaacaaaggattgTGGAGAGTGGGGGATCCTGTACAATCATATACTTAAGCCACCCTTCACTCATTCAGTGGATCTTGCTCCCTAAAAGGAcagcaagagaagaaaataaagagaagagGATATACACTCAattatgttcattttttttcctcagaTTAAgtttcacatttttaatagtataatatatatatatatatagtcacatcatttaaaattttaaataatgtgatacTAGTTCCTATATGCTGGTTTATGTGGTAAATAGATGGCTATAATCGAGTCGAGTTGAGTTGAACTTTAGGATTTTAGGGCTGACTCGTTTACGAAGATGCTTATTCGAGCCGAGTTATTAAATGTGTGTTCAAGCTAGGCTCGTTTAAAGTTTGAACGAGTTCGAGCTCAGGCTTGAGTTCGTTGAGAATGCTATTCGAGCTGAGT
This genomic interval from Corylus avellana chromosome ca3, CavTom2PMs-1.0 contains the following:
- the LOC132176253 gene encoding transcription factor bHLH162-like, which produces MKKSSNSEASKVDRKMVERNRRIQMKGLCFKLASLIPPHYIKPSKEMLSQLDQLDYAASYIKQLRERIEKLEGEKEEATSLGNSNKMIDTMKIGTKWPVIDLRDMGSSIEVSLISGLHKNFMFSEVISILHEEGAEVVSSSFSTVGDKVFHSIHAQVKISRVGVDTSRVLQRLQELVY